A single window of Athene noctua chromosome 1, bAthNoc1.hap1.1, whole genome shotgun sequence DNA harbors:
- the KCNE3 gene encoding potassium voltage-gated channel subfamily E member 3, with amino-acid sequence MEEDNRTETWHQSLQAVLNALNQTLHGVILCPADRPATIPATRNASARASRSGHNDNAYMYILFVMTLFAATVGSLILGYTRSRKVDKRSDPYHVYIKNRVSMI; translated from the coding sequence ATGGAGGAGGACAACCGGACAGAGACCTGGCACCAAAGCCTCCAGGCTGTGCTTAATGCCTTAAACCAGACCCTGCACGGGGTCATCCTCTGTCCCGCCGACCGCCCTGCCACCATCCCCGCCACCCGTAACGCCAGCGCCCGTGCCAGCCGTTCCGGCCACAACGACAACGCCTACATGTACATCCTCTTCGTCATGACGCTCTTCGCCGCTACGGTGGGGAGCCTCATCCTGGGCTACACCCGCTCCCGCAAAGTGGACAAGCGTAGCGACCCGTACCATGTCTACATCAAGAACAGGGTCTCCATGATCTGA